In one window of Mercurialis annua linkage group LG4, ddMerAnnu1.2, whole genome shotgun sequence DNA:
- the LOC126677785 gene encoding cysteine proteinase inhibitor 5, with protein sequence MKRHSIILCIVLSLMVAVSVSALGRGPMVGGWSKIKDLKDAHVVEIGKYAVAEYNRRSQTSLDFKSILKGEEQVVAGVNYKLVLAVDGGESKKYEAIVWEKSWEKFQNLTSFKPVN encoded by the coding sequence atgaaacgACACAGTATCATTCTCTGCATTGTCCTCTCCCTCATGGTGGCCGTTTCGGTCTCCGCCTTGGGTCGCGGTCCTATGGTAGGAGGATGGAGCAAGATCAAGGATTTGAAAGACGCTCACGTGGTGGAGATCGGGAAATATGCGGTTGCGGAATATAACCGGAGGAGTCAGACTTCTCTAGATTTTAAAAGCATCCTGAAAGGTGAAGAGCAGGTGGTTGCCGGAGTGAATTACAAGCTTGTTTTGGCGGTGGACGGCGGAGAAAGCAAGAAATATGAAGCTATTGTTTGGGAGAAGTCATGGGAGAAGTTTCAGAATCTGACCTCTTTCAAGCCtgtcaattaa